In Mangrovivirga cuniculi, the following proteins share a genomic window:
- a CDS encoding pseudouridine synthase, giving the protein MKKNTHRGFRKRFKKPKPEKLYYFLAWKPFGMLSQFSPEGKRETLADLGQLPSDDIYSIGRLDGDSEGLLILTNDGQFKAELQSPAKEHWKEYWVQVEGDITEPDLAKLADGVEISIKGKKYNTLPGQASFLTEEEISWIPDRHPPVRQHHKTPWIKLKIQEGKNRQVRRMTAAIGFPTLRLLRYRIEDVTIENMTPGQLKEVNKEWIYNNTNVKI; this is encoded by the coding sequence ATGAAGAAAAATACTCATCGGGGTTTTAGAAAGAGATTTAAAAAACCAAAGCCGGAAAAACTATATTATTTCCTGGCTTGGAAACCGTTTGGTATGTTGAGCCAATTTAGTCCGGAAGGTAAAAGGGAAACTTTAGCTGACCTTGGCCAATTACCCTCTGATGATATCTATTCTATAGGAAGATTAGATGGTGATAGTGAGGGATTATTGATATTAACTAACGATGGACAGTTTAAAGCTGAATTACAAAGCCCGGCCAAAGAGCACTGGAAAGAATATTGGGTGCAGGTTGAAGGAGACATAACTGAACCAGATCTGGCCAAACTAGCAGATGGAGTAGAGATCAGTATTAAAGGAAAAAAATATAATACGTTACCAGGTCAGGCTTCATTTTTAACTGAAGAAGAGATATCCTGGATTCCTGATCGACATCCTCCGGTAAGACAACATCATAAAACTCCATGGATTAAATTAAAAATCCAGGAAGGTAAAAACAGGCAGGTCAGGAGAATGACAGCTGCAATCGGATTTCCAACCTTGAGGTTACTGCGCTATAGAATTGAAGATGTCACTATCGAAAATATGACTCCCGGTCAATTAAAAGAAGTAAATAAAGAATGGATTTATAATAATACCAATGTGAAAATTTAA
- a CDS encoding exo-beta-N-acetylmuramidase NamZ family protein — translation MAYNLQSQEKFATGAERTTEYFDLLKDKKVGLVVNASSLVNEVHLIDTLLSADINIKKIFAPEHGLRGTADAGEVIKDGIDQKTGLPVYSLYGKNKKPSQEMLEGLDVIIFDIQDVGVRFYTYISTMHYVMEACAEANIPLMILDRPNPNGHYIDGPVLEPKYSSFVGMHPIPIVHGLTVAELARMINGEGWLENKDQCALQIIPMSGYTHSMPYELPIKPSPNLPNKNSIAWYPTLCLFEPTNISVGRGTYEPFQIYGAPIENFGPYKFKPVSIDGMSKYPKHENKTCYGYNLENNPLPTEIRMDLIIEAYNRYPEMNNFFTSEGFFIKLSGTDKLLKQIKEGKSAEEIKKSWKEDLKNYKNLRKRYLLYED, via the coding sequence AAAGAACTACAGAATATTTTGATCTGTTAAAAGATAAAAAAGTCGGACTTGTAGTGAATGCTTCGTCACTTGTCAATGAAGTTCATCTTATTGATACACTTTTATCTGCTGATATCAACATTAAAAAAATATTCGCCCCTGAACACGGACTAAGGGGAACTGCTGACGCCGGCGAAGTTATTAAAGATGGGATAGACCAGAAAACGGGTTTACCTGTTTACTCTCTTTACGGTAAAAATAAAAAGCCATCTCAGGAAATGCTGGAAGGTCTTGATGTAATTATTTTCGACATTCAGGATGTGGGGGTTAGATTTTATACCTATATAAGCACAATGCATTATGTAATGGAAGCTTGTGCTGAAGCGAATATTCCTTTAATGATTCTTGACAGACCTAATCCAAATGGTCATTATATAGACGGTCCGGTTTTAGAACCTAAATATTCATCTTTTGTTGGTATGCATCCAATTCCAATAGTCCATGGCTTAACAGTTGCAGAATTGGCTAGAATGATTAATGGCGAAGGATGGTTGGAAAATAAGGATCAATGTGCCTTACAGATCATCCCTATGAGTGGTTATACACATTCAATGCCTTACGAGCTTCCCATTAAGCCAAGTCCAAATCTGCCCAATAAAAATTCTATTGCATGGTACCCTACCCTATGTCTTTTTGAACCCACAAACATAAGCGTGGGAAGAGGGACTTATGAACCATTCCAAATTTATGGTGCGCCAATAGAGAATTTTGGACCTTATAAATTTAAGCCTGTTTCCATCGATGGGATGTCTAAATATCCTAAGCATGAAAATAAAACGTGTTATGGTTATAACTTAGAAAACAATCCCTTACCTACGGAGATTAGGATGGATTTAATTATTGAAGCATACAACAGATATCCTGAGATGAACAACTTTTTTACCAGTGAAGGTTTTTTCATTAAACTTTCAGGTACTGATAAATTATTAAAACAGATAAAAGAAGGGAAAAGTGCTGAAGAAATTAAAAAGTCCTGGAAAGAAGATCTAAAGAACTATAAAAATTTAAGAAAGAGATATCTTCTTTATGAAGATTAA